The DNA segment ATCCGCACAGGCCTGCAAATAGACCCAGCGCTTCCTGTACAGTTTGAACAGGGAAATCTCGTGAACCTCACACACTTGGTTACCATCCAGGTACAGCGCTTTAAACTCCGCGGCAGAGCGCTTCAGCCCTGGCTTAACCCGGATGATCCGCAGATGTGTCCATTGGGTTGTCAGGTCTTCCGGGTGGAGGTTTGGGCGGCTATCGGGGTGCCAGGTCTTGTGTAAATAGGTCAGATTGCCTGTGGCATAGGCGGTGTAGCGGCTGCGCAACAGAGATACTGCTGTATTTGGGTAGGCTTTGCCGGACAGGTAGAGGCCGCAGCAGGCTCTCAGATTTTTGCCCGAGCCGCAGGGGCAGGGTGGCACCGTCATCAAATACTCCAGATAGGCAGTTGCAGGGCAGTGTCCATTTGGTCACAGAGTGCCCTGGCAAATACTGTTTGACCCAGGATGATTGGGTCATAGAGTACCATGGCTTGACATTGTCCTGGCTTGAGATAATATACCGACCAGTCGGTTTTTATCTGAAGATCCCCAGGAGGCCATGTGCCGAAAGTCGATAAGGCTACGATAGTGCGTGCGGCAGAAGCGGTGGTGCGGGAGCGGGGCGCGCGCAAGCTTACCCTGGATGCAGTGGCCGATCACTGCGGCCTCAGCAAGGGGGGGCTCATCCATCACTTTCCTACCAAGCAGTCGCTGATCAAGGCCATGCTGCAGGCAGCCGTTGACAGGGAGTATGCCAGTACCGAGGCCTTTGTCGCGTCGGGGGCCGATTTGCTGATCGCCCGCCTCAATGCCATTTTTGAACTGATGGAGGATGATGAGTCCCTGCCGCGATCTCTGATAGCGGCTGTGGCAGAGAATCCGGCACTGCTCGACCCCTTCAAAGCCAAGCAGGCGGCGCTGCGCAGTGAACTGACTGAAACCTATCGTGATCCTGAGTTGGCCCAGCTTTTGATCCTGGCGGCCCAGGGGATGTTTCTCGGACGTGTACTGGGGGTTTTGGAGATTGAGGACCCAGTGTTCGAGCGCCTGCGCAAACGCCTGCTGATGCTTTCCACCGATCTCGCCTAAAGCTTTGATTTCCAGTCAACCAAGTTTGTGGATAAGGACTATGAATTTGTCGATACATTGTCGTTGCTCTCTGTTCTTACTGATGGCAGCTGTTGTTCTTTTTGCAGGATGTTCCGGCTCGGAAGCAGATGAGCAACAGATGAAGCACCTGTTGCCGGTCAAGGTGGCCACTGTCACCAGTGGTGCAGAATCTACGGATCGCCAGTTTGCCGGGCGGGTGAAAGCGGTACAGAGTGTGGATCTCTCATTCCAGGTGGGCGGCAAGCTGGACCGGCTAAATTTTCTCGAGGGAGAAATCCTTCCCAAGGGTACTCTGATTGCGGAGTTGGACGATCGGGATTACCGCCGCAGGGTCAAAGAGGCCCGTGTCAATCTAGAGCTACTGGAGAAGACCCTGAAACGGCAGCGTTCTCTGGCGGGATCAAAAGTGGTATCCCAACAACAGCTCGACGAAGTCGAGAGTAATTTCAATCTGGCAAAAGTGGCATTGGAAAAGGCTGAACAGGACTTGGCCTATACCAAATTGCGCGTGCCCTTTGATGCGCTTGCTACCCGTCAGCTTGTGGAAAATTATACCAATGTACAGCCCGGTCAGGCCATTGTTCGGCTGCAAAATATTTCTGAAGTGCGCATACAGATTTCGGTGCCGGAAAAAATGCTGGCAACTGTCAGCAAGGACCGGATCAGTTCGGTGAATGCAGAATTTGAATTCCTGCCGGAACGGGCGTTTGCCCTTGAATACCGGGAGCACCAGGCAGAGGCGGACAGCGTGACCCAGACCTATATCGTTGAACTGGGCATGCCGCGTCCAGAGAATGTGCAAATTCTCCCCGGTATGACGGCACGGGTGAAGGTGAAGCTGAAAGAGGAGAAGGGCGATTTGTGGATTCCGCTGGCGGCGGTACAGACTGGTGCCGATGGCAATCCCTATGTCTGGCAGATCAATGCAGACCAGTCTGTATCCCGGGCTCCCGTCGCCCTCGGGCGCACAGATGGGGAATCGGTACAGGTCGTTGAAGGCCTGTCACCGGCAATGAAACTGGTGGCCGCTGGCGGTCAACATCTCTACGACGGTGCAAAAGTACGCAATTATGCACAGGATTAAAATTCGTTTGATCTGTGGGCCTGGTATGGATGGGGAGGTATCTTGAAAATTTCTGACGTATTTATCCAGCGGCCTGTATACAGCTGGCTGTTGATACTGATTTGCCTTATCGGTGGCCTCTGGGCATTGACAGATATTGGCCGTCTTGAAGATCCTGCCTTTACCATTAAAGAGGCCCGTGTTTTTACCCTGTATCCCGGTGCCAGTGCCCAGCGTGTCGAAGAGGAGGTGACTGAAAAGCTTGAGGTTGCGATCCAGCAGATGGGACAGCTGGATAAGGTGACGTCCACTTCCAGTCCCGGCATGTCGGAAATTCGGGTGCAGATCAAGGATCAGTATAATTCCGAGGAGTTGGCACAGGTTTGGGATGAATTGCGCCGCAAGGTCAACGATGCGCAGAGTGAGCTGCCCAATGGTGCCATGCGATCTGTGGTCAACGACGATTTCGGTGAAGTGTACGGCATTTACTATGCTGTGACCGGTGACGGCTTTTCGCAGGCGGAGATGCGCGAAATCACCAAAGCCATCCGCCGCGAGCTACTGGGTGTTGAAGGGGTGGCCAAGGTATCTCGCTCTGGCATTATTGATGATGTGGCCTACCTGGATATTGATGAATCCCGCCTCGCGCAGTTTGGTTTCTCCCTGGACGATCTGGCCCAGGTGCTTCAGGGGGAAAGCGCCACGCAACAAGAAGGGGAGATTGGGGAACAGGACCTGCGCACCCGTATTGTGGTGGACAATCCGGCCAGTGATCTGGGCGCAGTTCGCAATATTCTGGTGGGTGTTCCCGGTTCCACCGCTATGCTGGCAGTGCGGGATATTGCCGATGTTTCTCTGGGTTACAATGAAAATCCGGATTTTATCGCGCGCTTTAATGGTAAACCGGCCATTTTGATTGGTGTGTCGGGTGCTGTGGACACCAATATCGTCGATGTGGGGATAGCTGTTGGAGCGAAACTGGTTGAACTCAAGCGGAGCTTGCCCCTGGGTGTGGAAATTCACCCGGTTTATGAACAGCACATAGTGGTGGAGGAAAGTGTCAAGGGGTTCCTGTTCAATCTGGTTTCTTCCATAGTGATTGTAACCCTCGTACTCTGTGTGTTTATGGGCTGGCGCTCTGGTGTGGTTGTCGGTGTTGTGCTCGGCCTTACTGTGCTCGGTACCGTACTGATTATGAATCTGTTTGGCTTGAATCTGCAGCGCATTTCTCTCGGTGCCCTGATCATTGCGATGGGGATGCTGGTGGATAATGCCAT comes from the Microbulbifer sp. MI-G genome and includes:
- a CDS encoding YchJ family protein; translated protein: MTVPPCPCGSGKNLRACCGLYLSGKAYPNTAVSLLRSRYTAYATGNLTYLHKTWHPDSRPNLHPEDLTTQWTHLRIIRVKPGLKRSAAEFKALYLDGNQVCEVHEISLFKLYRKRWVYLQACADWP
- a CDS encoding TetR/AcrR family transcriptional regulator: MPKVDKATIVRAAEAVVRERGARKLTLDAVADHCGLSKGGLIHHFPTKQSLIKAMLQAAVDREYASTEAFVASGADLLIARLNAIFELMEDDESLPRSLIAAVAENPALLDPFKAKQAALRSELTETYRDPELAQLLILAAQGMFLGRVLGVLEIEDPVFERLRKRLLMLSTDLA
- a CDS encoding efflux RND transporter periplasmic adaptor subunit; translation: MKHLLPVKVATVTSGAESTDRQFAGRVKAVQSVDLSFQVGGKLDRLNFLEGEILPKGTLIAELDDRDYRRRVKEARVNLELLEKTLKRQRSLAGSKVVSQQQLDEVESNFNLAKVALEKAEQDLAYTKLRVPFDALATRQLVENYTNVQPGQAIVRLQNISEVRIQISVPEKMLATVSKDRISSVNAEFEFLPERAFALEYREHQAEADSVTQTYIVELGMPRPENVQILPGMTARVKVKLKEEKGDLWIPLAAVQTGADGNPYVWQINADQSVSRAPVALGRTDGESVQVVEGLSPAMKLVAAGGQHLYDGAKVRNYAQD